The following proteins are encoded in a genomic region of Nocardioides sp. cx-173:
- a CDS encoding glycosyltransferase, producing the protein MRTLIVVAELGSGGAETMVDTLARQLTVAGDLVTVASNGGWRADRLAEDGIATLQVPLRSASPVSLLRAVLTIRREVRRRPVDVVHAHNVRAALAASLGTSGLRPRPRLVCTVHGLADADYAPAARLLRRCADVVVAVSADVLDRLRAAGLDESRLRVVENAAPVLPAADRAAARRRLGLAPDREVVLCLARLAPPKRHDLLLDAWAELPGDALLLLAGDGPERGSLERRVRADGLGDRVVLLGDRRDVAELLAASDALVLASDREGLPVSVLEAFSAGVPVVASAVGGLRILDPAAVELVAPGSADELAGGLARVLRDPARRDAMRVAARAVGERRFTSTAMVAAYRDLYLTFGTRRPSRHVG; encoded by the coding sequence ATGCGCACGCTGATCGTCGTGGCCGAGCTCGGCTCGGGCGGGGCCGAGACCATGGTCGACACGCTCGCCCGGCAGCTCACGGTCGCAGGCGACCTGGTCACGGTCGCGAGCAACGGCGGCTGGCGCGCCGACCGGCTGGCCGAGGACGGCATCGCGACGCTGCAGGTGCCGCTGCGGTCCGCGTCGCCGGTGTCGCTGCTCCGGGCGGTGCTGACGATTCGCCGGGAGGTACGCCGGCGGCCGGTCGACGTCGTGCACGCGCACAACGTGCGTGCCGCGCTGGCCGCGAGCCTTGGCACGTCCGGGCTGCGCCCCCGGCCGCGCCTCGTGTGCACCGTGCACGGCCTGGCCGACGCCGACTACGCACCGGCGGCCCGGCTGCTGCGCCGCTGCGCGGACGTCGTGGTGGCGGTCTCGGCGGACGTGCTCGACCGGCTGCGGGCGGCCGGGCTCGACGAGAGCCGGCTGCGGGTCGTCGAGAACGCCGCCCCCGTCCTCCCGGCCGCGGATCGGGCGGCGGCCCGCCGCCGGCTGGGGCTCGCGCCGGACCGCGAGGTCGTCCTGTGCCTGGCCAGGCTGGCCCCGCCCAAGCGGCACGACCTGCTGCTCGACGCGTGGGCGGAGCTTCCCGGCGATGCCCTCCTCCTCCTGGCCGGCGACGGCCCCGAGCGCGGCTCGCTCGAGCGCCGGGTGCGGGCCGACGGTCTGGGCGACCGCGTCGTGCTGCTCGGCGACCGCCGCGACGTCGCCGAGCTGCTCGCCGCCAGCGACGCCCTCGTGCTCGCCAGCGACCGCGAGGGTCTGCCGGTCAGCGTGCTGGAGGCGTTCTCGGCCGGCGTGCCGGTCGTCGCCTCGGCCGTGGGCGGCCTGCGCATCCTCGACCCCGCCGCCGTCGAGCTCGTGGCCCCCGGATCGGCGGACGAGCTGGCGGGCGGGCTGGCCAGGGTGCTGCGCGACCCGGCCCGGCGCGACGCGATGCGGGTCGCCGCACGGGCCGTCGGGGAGCGGCGCTTCACGTCGACCGCGATGGTGGCGGCGTACCGCGATCTCTATCTGACGTTCGGCACCCGCCGTCCGTCTCGTCACGTAGGCTGA
- a CDS encoding glycosyltransferase family 4 protein codes for MRLVQLLTQSTGGPVDHAVDVAVALAGRGHESHLVGPESAGTARARAAGVTCHPLEMTTKRDLAGGARVARRLAALRPDIVHLQDRRAGWLGRLVGRGLGGAGLVYTLHGVADGLSDLVPGNALAAPRRRRDSWYYLHGERAVTRWSGARVVVPSAAVAGFAVDQVRLDPTRVDVVANGVDPLRFAPPATTTTTRPRPPTVLWLGVLAEVKRVDVLLDAAQRVPDLRVLVAGDGPLLPQVRRRVADAGLVDRVSLLGRVADPAPVLARADLFALTSAAENCPLALLQAMACGLPAVATAVGGVPEVLRDGVDGLLCEVGDVAGLAAGLSALAGDPGARARMGAAARSRVLDGYTLDHCVDGLLESYARARTCAR; via the coding sequence ATGCGCCTCGTCCAGCTGCTGACCCAATCGACCGGGGGACCGGTCGACCACGCCGTCGACGTCGCCGTCGCACTGGCCGGGCGCGGTCACGAGAGCCACCTGGTCGGTCCGGAGTCCGCGGGGACGGCGCGAGCCCGCGCCGCCGGGGTCACCTGCCACCCGCTCGAGATGACCACCAAGCGGGACCTCGCCGGCGGCGCCCGTGTCGCCCGTCGGCTCGCGGCGCTGCGGCCCGACATCGTGCATCTGCAGGACCGGCGGGCCGGCTGGCTGGGGCGCCTCGTGGGGCGCGGCCTGGGCGGTGCCGGGCTGGTCTACACCCTGCACGGCGTGGCTGACGGCCTCTCGGATCTGGTGCCCGGCAACGCCCTCGCCGCCCCCCGACGACGCCGGGACAGCTGGTACTACCTGCACGGCGAGCGCGCGGTGACGCGCTGGAGCGGGGCCCGGGTCGTGGTGCCGAGCGCCGCTGTGGCCGGCTTCGCCGTCGACCAGGTGCGGCTGGACCCCACGCGCGTGGACGTGGTGGCCAACGGTGTGGACCCGCTGCGCTTCGCACCGCCTGCGACGACCACGACCACCCGCCCCCGGCCGCCGACGGTGCTGTGGCTCGGGGTGCTGGCCGAGGTCAAGCGGGTCGACGTCCTGCTCGACGCGGCGCAGCGGGTCCCCGACCTGCGGGTCCTGGTCGCCGGTGACGGGCCGCTGCTGCCTCAGGTCCGGCGCCGGGTCGCGGATGCGGGCCTCGTCGACCGGGTCTCGCTGCTAGGGCGGGTGGCCGACCCCGCTCCGGTCCTCGCCCGCGCGGACCTGTTCGCGCTGACCTCGGCGGCCGAGAACTGCCCGCTCGCGCTGCTGCAGGCGATGGCGTGCGGGCTGCCGGCCGTGGCCACGGCCGTCGGCGGCGTGCCGGAGGTGCTGCGCGACGGCGTGGACGGGCTGCTGTGCGAGGTCGGGGACGTGGCGGGGCTGGCCGCCGGGCTGAGTGCGCTCGCCGGGGATCCCGGCGCCCGGGCCCGCATGGGCGCCGCGGCTCGGTCGCGCGTCCTCGACGGCTACACGCTGGACCACTGCGTCGACGGCCTGCTCGAGAGCTACGCGAGGGCCCGGACATGCGCACGCTGA
- a CDS encoding O-antigen ligase family protein: protein MVSLAAPPTGRGRPVVVPALIAAVVLGLAAGFAPREALVGLLLLGVVVTLLLRVDWAALAVVGTAVFEDYLTLVDPRAVKGLAAVLVCSWLLRRCAGLRHSSGLGPVLVCALVFVGVLLAATVLHANGRTGLDILLRYAGFLAVLAVLTDCMRGGLAPARVARVYVVSCTLASVCGVLVYVLGADRRVGGPIEDPNDLAFFLLAALPLAFALRRTARRAWTYDLAAGLVLLALLGTLSRGALVGVAVMLLAALLMGLVRLRLALGFAALLGAGLLVVLAAFPQLVDTSLDQKGHVAGQNISERLDLWQSASAMTLESPVLGLGPGSFSLQHRDYADSLPRDINHHLSVAHNTYLEISSETGLVGLAAFLAILVAAYAGARSRWGRTGDTLGAAVCVGLLGTAAAAAFVTEQYFLPLWLLAALGAGLAPARGRGA, encoded by the coding sequence GTGGTGAGCCTCGCCGCGCCCCCCACGGGCCGTGGCCGCCCGGTGGTCGTCCCCGCACTCATCGCTGCGGTGGTGCTGGGCCTGGCCGCCGGGTTCGCGCCGCGCGAGGCGCTGGTCGGGCTGCTGCTGCTCGGGGTCGTGGTCACCCTGCTGCTGCGCGTCGACTGGGCCGCACTGGCGGTCGTCGGCACGGCCGTGTTCGAGGACTACCTGACCCTCGTCGACCCCCGCGCCGTGAAGGGGCTGGCGGCCGTGCTGGTGTGCTCGTGGCTGCTGCGGCGCTGTGCGGGTCTCCGGCACAGCTCGGGTCTCGGCCCCGTGCTGGTCTGCGCCCTGGTCTTCGTGGGCGTGCTGCTCGCCGCGACGGTGCTGCACGCCAACGGGCGCACCGGGCTCGACATCCTGCTGCGCTACGCCGGGTTCCTCGCCGTGCTCGCCGTCCTCACCGACTGCATGCGCGGCGGCCTGGCGCCGGCCCGTGTGGCTCGGGTCTACGTCGTGTCCTGCACCCTCGCCTCCGTCTGCGGCGTGCTCGTCTACGTCCTGGGCGCGGACCGGCGGGTGGGCGGTCCGATCGAGGACCCCAACGACCTCGCCTTCTTCCTGCTCGCGGCCCTCCCGCTGGCGTTCGCGCTGCGCCGCACCGCGCGTCGCGCGTGGACCTACGACCTCGCCGCGGGGCTGGTGCTCCTGGCGCTCCTGGGCACCCTGTCGCGCGGTGCCCTGGTGGGCGTCGCGGTGATGCTTCTCGCCGCACTGCTGATGGGGCTCGTGCGGCTGCGGCTGGCCCTCGGGTTCGCGGCCCTGCTCGGGGCCGGGCTCCTGGTCGTGCTCGCCGCGTTCCCGCAGCTGGTGGACACCAGCCTGGACCAGAAGGGCCACGTCGCCGGCCAGAACATCTCCGAGCGCCTCGACCTGTGGCAGTCGGCCTCCGCCATGACGCTCGAGAGCCCCGTGCTGGGTCTCGGCCCGGGCTCGTTCAGCCTGCAGCACCGCGACTACGCCGACTCCCTGCCGCGCGACATCAACCACCACCTCAGCGTCGCCCACAACACCTACCTGGAGATCTCGAGCGAGACCGGGCTCGTTGGCCTCGCCGCGTTCCTCGCGATCCTCGTCGCGGCGTACGCCGGCGCGAGGTCGCGCTGGGGGCGTACCGGCGACACGCTCGGGGCCGCGGTGTGCGTGGGGCTGCTCGGAACGGCCGCTGCGGCGGCGTTCGTCACCGAGCAGTACTTCCTGCCGCTGTGGCTGCTCGCCGCGCTCGGCGCGGGCCTCGCACCGGCCCGTGGGCGAGGAGCCTGA
- a CDS encoding polysaccharide deacetylase family protein, whose amino-acid sequence MRPGVRALATVLHPVAAATHRLRRTPPLSLVGWHRVDDSGDGLATPVAAFRRHLDELAAWGAVVLPLDDAVDRLRSGRLPERAVALTFDDGYASVVETAWPLLRERGLPATLFAVSGYLPGERRFAWDLGRPEHEGHRRVTAAALVAAAEDGLDVGSHTVSHPWLPRLSPREQRRELVDSKEALEQLLGRRVTSVAYPTGGWDPDVRRAAGEAGYTIGVTVDRGANPPATPLLSLRRSFVPHDPRDLRPMLDGAYTALRPLDSWRRRRPPW is encoded by the coding sequence CCGCTCAGCCTGGTGGGCTGGCACCGGGTCGACGACTCGGGCGACGGGCTGGCCACGCCGGTGGCGGCGTTCCGCCGGCACCTCGACGAGCTGGCTGCCTGGGGCGCGGTCGTGCTGCCGCTGGACGACGCCGTGGACCGGCTGCGCTCCGGCAGGCTGCCGGAGCGGGCCGTGGCGCTGACGTTCGACGACGGCTACGCCAGCGTCGTGGAGACCGCCTGGCCGCTGCTTCGCGAGCGGGGCCTGCCCGCCACCCTCTTCGCGGTCTCCGGCTACCTGCCCGGCGAGCGCCGGTTCGCTTGGGACCTCGGCCGGCCCGAGCACGAGGGGCACCGACGGGTCACCGCGGCGGCGCTGGTGGCCGCCGCCGAGGACGGCCTGGACGTCGGCTCGCACACCGTCAGCCACCCGTGGCTGCCGCGGCTGAGCCCGCGGGAGCAGCGGCGCGAGCTGGTGGACTCCAAGGAGGCGCTCGAGCAGCTGCTGGGTCGCCGGGTGACCTCCGTGGCGTACCCCACCGGTGGCTGGGACCCCGACGTACGCCGGGCCGCCGGCGAGGCGGGCTACACGATCGGCGTCACGGTGGACCGGGGCGCGAACCCGCCCGCGACCCCGCTGCTCTCGCTGCGTCGCTCCTTCGTGCCGCACGACCCTCGTGACCTGCGCCCGATGCTGGACGGTGCCTACACGGCGCTGCGCCCGCTCGACAGCTGGCGGCGCCGGCGGCCGCCGTGGTGA